The Gammaproteobacteria bacterium genomic interval GATATCTATCTGGACTTACCTGTGACACCGTGGGAGGCAGCTTTGGGTGCACAGGTTGAGGTGCCGACCTTGGATGGACGTGTGCGCATGAAGATCCCGGCGAATGCCAGAACCGGTCAGAAGCTCAGAATTCCAGACCGAGGACTAGGAAGAGGCGCTCGTGGCGATCAGTACGTGGTGCTCAAGATGATCAACCCGCCGGTGGAAAACGAAGCACAGAAGGCGGCCTATCGAAAATTAGCAGAGATCTACC includes:
- a CDS encoding J domain-containing protein; the encoded protein is DIYLDLPVTPWEAALGAQVEVPTLDGRVRMKIPANARTGQKLRIPDRGLGRGARGDQYVVLKMINPPVENEAQKAAYRKLAEIYQGFDPRADLGRKG